In the genome of Natronorubrum sediminis, one region contains:
- a CDS encoding MarR family transcriptional regulator, giving the protein MTNCSSRVLLGILDERGAVETTALASAVDAHPMTVATKCHELQAAGHVRQVSGGVYSITDTGEKHLATLSEH; this is encoded by the coding sequence ATGACCAATTGCTCGAGTCGAGTGTTGTTAGGGATACTCGACGAGCGCGGGGCGGTCGAAACGACGGCGTTAGCGTCCGCCGTCGATGCCCACCCGATGACGGTGGCCACGAAGTGTCACGAACTGCAGGCGGCCGGCCACGTTCGGCAGGTTTCGGGCGGCGTGTATTCGATTACGGACACCGGAGAGAAACACCTCGCGACGCTTTCCGAGCACTGA
- the lrpA1 gene encoding HTH-type transcriptional regulator LrpA1: MSTQATEDRILEVLEEDAQASYAEIATRADVSKPTVRKYINQLEEEGVIVGYSADVDPKKLSSKTIAMVGIDVASERYVEATKALKALEQVEALYSSSGDHMLMAEVRAADGDALGEIISDDILEIDGVTAAHPSFLQERLK; encoded by the coding sequence ATGAGCACACAGGCGACGGAAGATCGCATCCTCGAGGTCCTCGAAGAGGATGCTCAGGCATCGTACGCCGAAATCGCCACCCGGGCGGACGTTTCGAAGCCGACGGTCCGAAAGTACATCAACCAACTCGAGGAAGAGGGCGTGATCGTCGGCTACTCCGCGGACGTCGACCCGAAAAAACTCTCGAGTAAGACGATCGCGATGGTAGGGATCGACGTCGCGAGCGAACGCTACGTCGAGGCGACGAAGGCGCTCAAAGCCCTCGAGCAGGTCGAAGCCCTCTACAGTTCCAGTGGCGATCACATGCTGATGGCGGAGGTGCGCGCTGCCGACGGCGACGCCCTCGGCGAGATCATCTCCGACGATATCCTCGAGATCGACGGCGTCACTGCGGCACACCCGTCGTTCCTCCAAGAGCGACTCAAATAA
- a CDS encoding DNA topoisomerase I encodes MELIITEKNNAARRIADILSGGTYDSSRTNGVNVYEWGGKRCVGLSGHVVGVDFPSEYSDWRDVEPVELIDADVEKTATKENIVATLRILSRKAERVTIATDYDREGELIGKEAYDIVRNVDDDVPIQRVRFSSITENEVTSAFDEPDELDFDLAAAGEARQIIDLIWGAALTRFLSLSSGQLGNDFISVGRVQSPTLKLIVDREREIEAFDPETYWELFADLEKDGEATFDAQYFYRDEDDNEAERVWEEAVASEVFETLSERDSATVVDVNRRTRTDTPPTPFNTTQFIRAASAIGYSAKRAMSIAEDLYTAGYITYPRTDNTVYPDDLDPEELLDDFVGHPTLGDSAESLLESDDDIVPTEGDEETTDHPPIHPTGEIPSRGGDVSDDEWEIFELVVRRFYATVAEAAIWEHLKVVTEVDDYRMKSNGKRLVEAGYHDVYPYFNTSENFVPDVDEGEELALADVDLEEKETQPPRRYGQSRLIETMESLGIGTKSTRHDILEKLYDRGYVESDPPRPTRLAMAVVTAAEDYADRVVSEDMTAQLEADMDAIANGDATLDDVTDESREMLEEIFANLADSRDEIGDQLRKSLKDDKRLGPCPECGEDLLVRRSRHGSYFVGCDGYPDCENTLPLPSTGKPLILESECEDHGLNEVKMLAGRQTFVHGCPLCKAEDAGEGPVLGECPECGSDEGGELAVKTLQSGSRLVGCTRYPDCEYSLPLPRRGEIEVTEERCEEHDLPELLVHSGDDPWELGCPICNYQEFQARESDSGSELESIEGVGAKTVEKLETAGIESLADLTEADPDTVAEDVDGVSADRVRSWQAKA; translated from the coding sequence GTGGAGTTAATCATCACCGAGAAGAACAATGCCGCGAGACGGATCGCTGATATTCTGAGCGGTGGCACGTACGACTCGAGTCGGACGAACGGCGTCAACGTCTACGAGTGGGGTGGCAAACGCTGCGTCGGCCTCTCGGGGCACGTCGTCGGCGTCGACTTCCCTTCAGAGTACTCAGACTGGCGAGACGTCGAACCCGTCGAACTGATCGACGCGGACGTCGAGAAGACGGCGACGAAGGAAAACATCGTCGCGACGCTTCGCATCCTCTCCCGGAAGGCCGAACGAGTAACGATCGCGACGGACTACGACCGCGAGGGTGAACTCATCGGAAAGGAAGCCTACGATATCGTCCGCAACGTAGACGACGACGTCCCGATTCAGCGCGTACGGTTCTCCTCGATTACCGAAAACGAGGTCACGAGCGCGTTCGACGAACCGGACGAACTCGACTTCGACCTCGCGGCCGCCGGCGAAGCCCGACAGATCATCGACCTCATCTGGGGCGCCGCGTTGACCCGGTTTCTCTCACTGTCTTCGGGCCAACTCGGGAACGACTTCATCTCCGTCGGACGCGTTCAGTCGCCGACGCTCAAGTTGATCGTCGACCGAGAGCGTGAGATCGAAGCCTTCGATCCAGAGACCTACTGGGAGCTGTTCGCCGACCTCGAGAAGGACGGTGAAGCCACGTTCGACGCCCAGTACTTCTACCGCGACGAAGACGACAACGAAGCCGAACGCGTCTGGGAGGAAGCCGTCGCGAGCGAAGTCTTCGAAACCCTCAGCGAGCGCGACAGCGCCACGGTCGTCGACGTCAACCGGCGAACGCGCACGGACACGCCCCCAACGCCGTTCAACACCACGCAGTTCATCCGCGCGGCGAGTGCGATCGGTTACTCGGCCAAGCGAGCGATGTCGATCGCCGAGGACCTCTACACCGCGGGTTACATCACCTATCCACGGACGGACAACACCGTCTACCCCGACGACCTCGACCCCGAGGAGTTGCTCGACGACTTCGTCGGCCATCCGACGCTCGGTGACTCCGCGGAGAGCCTCCTCGAGTCGGACGACGATATCGTCCCGACCGAGGGTGACGAGGAGACGACCGACCACCCGCCAATCCATCCGACGGGTGAGATCCCTTCGCGTGGCGGCGACGTGAGCGACGACGAGTGGGAAATCTTCGAACTCGTCGTTCGCCGATTCTACGCGACGGTCGCCGAGGCAGCCATCTGGGAACACCTCAAGGTCGTCACCGAAGTCGACGACTACCGCATGAAGTCCAACGGGAAACGTCTCGTCGAAGCGGGCTACCACGACGTCTACCCGTACTTCAACACCAGCGAGAACTTCGTCCCGGACGTCGACGAGGGCGAAGAACTCGCGCTAGCCGACGTTGACCTCGAGGAAAAAGAGACCCAGCCACCGCGTCGATACGGCCAGTCGCGGCTCATCGAGACGATGGAATCGCTGGGGATCGGGACGAAGTCGACTCGCCACGACATCCTCGAGAAACTCTACGACCGAGGCTACGTCGAGAGCGATCCTCCACGTCCGACTCGGCTCGCGATGGCCGTCGTCACGGCCGCCGAGGACTACGCAGACCGCGTCGTCAGCGAGGACATGACGGCCCAACTCGAGGCGGACATGGACGCCATCGCGAACGGCGACGCTACCCTGGACGACGTCACCGACGAGTCCCGCGAGATGTTGGAGGAAATCTTCGCGAACCTCGCGGACTCGCGCGACGAGATCGGCGACCAGTTGCGAAAATCGCTCAAAGACGACAAACGACTCGGGCCGTGTCCCGAGTGCGGCGAGGATCTGCTCGTTCGACGCAGTCGCCACGGCTCGTACTTCGTCGGCTGTGACGGCTATCCCGACTGTGAGAACACGCTGCCCCTGCCCTCGACGGGTAAGCCGCTCATCCTCGAAAGCGAGTGCGAGGATCACGGTCTGAACGAGGTGAAGATGCTCGCCGGCCGCCAAACGTTCGTCCACGGCTGTCCGCTCTGCAAGGCCGAAGACGCCGGCGAAGGGCCGGTACTCGGCGAGTGTCCGGAGTGTGGCAGCGACGAAGGCGGCGAACTCGCCGTCAAAACGCTCCAGAGTGGCTCGAGACTCGTGGGCTGTACGCGCTATCCGGATTGTGAGTACTCGCTACCGTTGCCACGCCGAGGCGAGATCGAAGTCACCGAGGAACGCTGTGAAGAACACGACCTCCCCGAACTGCTCGTCCACAGCGGCGACGACCCCTGGGAGCTTGGCTGTCCGATCTGTAACTATCAGGAGTTCCAGGCCCGAGAGAGCGACAGCGGTTCCGAACTCGAGTCCATCGAGGGCGTCGGTGCGAAGACGGTCGAAAAACTCGAGACCGCCGGGATCGAGAGCCTCGCGGATCTGACCGAGGCCGATCCCGATACGGTCGCCGAAGACGTCGACGGCGTCAGTGCTGATCGCGTCCGATCCTGGCAAGCGAAGGCGTAA
- a CDS encoding thiamine pyrophosphate-dependent enzyme — translation MSAFNAIGEEREIDRDEFTPGVEPQPTWCPGCGDFGVLKSLKQALPEVGKTPEEVLTVTGIGCSGKLNSYLDTYGFHTIHGRSLPVARAAKLANPELEVIAAGGDGDGYGIGGNHWIHTARENHDMTYIVFNNEIFGLTKGQTSPTSPKGHKSKTQPSGSAKTPLRPLSTSLDAGASYIARTAAVNPNQAKEIIKEAIEHDGFAHVDFLTQCPTWNKDARQYVPYIDVQESDDYDFDVTDRREAAEMMHETEDVLNEGTVLTGRYYVDEDRPSYTQEKEAVGEMPDEPLAERYFDDDAEWERSYDLLERHT, via the coding sequence ATGAGTGCATTCAACGCAATCGGCGAAGAACGAGAGATCGACCGGGATGAGTTCACCCCTGGTGTCGAACCCCAGCCGACCTGGTGTCCGGGCTGTGGCGACTTCGGCGTTCTGAAGTCGCTCAAACAGGCCCTCCCCGAAGTCGGGAAGACCCCCGAGGAGGTCCTGACCGTCACCGGAATCGGCTGTTCGGGCAAGCTGAACAGCTACCTCGACACGTACGGCTTCCACACGATTCACGGCCGCTCGCTGCCCGTGGCCCGTGCCGCCAAACTCGCGAACCCCGAACTCGAGGTCATCGCCGCTGGCGGTGACGGCGACGGCTACGGGATCGGTGGCAACCACTGGATCCACACGGCTCGAGAGAACCACGACATGACGTACATCGTCTTCAACAACGAGATCTTCGGCCTGACGAAGGGCCAGACCTCGCCGACGAGCCCTAAGGGCCACAAGTCGAAGACCCAGCCCTCGGGGAGCGCGAAGACCCCACTGCGGCCGCTCTCGACGTCCCTTGACGCCGGTGCGAGCTACATCGCCCGCACGGCGGCCGTCAACCCGAATCAGGCGAAGGAGATCATCAAAGAGGCCATCGAACACGACGGCTTCGCCCACGTCGACTTCCTGACGCAGTGTCCGACGTGGAACAAGGACGCCCGTCAGTACGTCCCCTACATCGACGTCCAGGAGTCCGACGACTACGACTTCGACGTCACCGACCGACGCGAAGCCGCCGAGATGATGCACGAAACTGAGGACGTGCTCAACGAGGGCACCGTCCTCACCGGTCGCTACTACGTCGACGAGGACCGGCCATCCTACACGCAAGAGAAAGAAGCCGTCGGCGAGATGCCCGACGAGCCACTCGCAGAACGCTACTTCGACGACGACGCCGAGTGGGAGCGAAGCTACGACCTCCTCGAGCGACACACGTAA
- a CDS encoding nitrous oxide reductase accessory protein NosL, giving the protein MVDHGDRSLDRRHLLGVLGSSALVGLAGCSGGDDDEDDEDEEDDEFEPNMEHPGGEPVDFSDDQSCPVCSMTPTDYPDLQSQIAHDDGQGAAFDSPGCMLAYHVNNSADAEVEGAWTIDHETGDLIDATEAYFVVITDEDEANDPMGIDPRVFEAEDDAQEFMEEWDAEDLSEDDIIGFEDIDYDVALIYRPSHLDA; this is encoded by the coding sequence ATGGTAGACCACGGCGACCGATCGCTCGACCGACGACACCTCCTCGGCGTGCTCGGCTCGAGTGCACTCGTCGGACTCGCGGGCTGTAGCGGTGGCGACGACGACGAAGACGACGAGGACGAGGAAGACGACGAATTCGAACCGAATATGGAACATCCGGGCGGCGAGCCGGTCGACTTTAGCGACGACCAGAGCTGTCCGGTCTGTTCGATGACGCCGACGGACTACCCCGATTTGCAGAGCCAGATCGCACACGACGACGGTCAGGGCGCGGCCTTCGATTCGCCGGGGTGCATGCTGGCGTACCACGTCAATAACTCCGCAGACGCCGAGGTCGAAGGTGCGTGGACGATCGACCACGAGACGGGCGACCTCATCGACGCCACCGAGGCGTATTTCGTCGTAATTACCGATGAAGACGAAGCAAACGATCCGATGGGAATCGATCCGCGCGTGTTCGAAGCCGAAGACGACGCACAGGAGTTTATGGAAGAGTGGGATGCAGAGGACCTCTCGGAGGACGACATCATCGGTTTCGAGGATATCGATTACGACGTTGCACTCATCTACCGTCCGAGCCACCTCGACGCGTAA
- the aroC gene encoding chorismate synthase, translating into MNGNRFGRLFQVTTFGESHGEAMGCTVSGCPAGLELSEEDIQADLDRRKPGQSMITTSRGEPDDVSIKSGVQDGYTTGTPIGMVIQNKDARSGKYEPFITAPRPSHGDFTYSAKFGTRNWGGGGRSSARETVNWVAAGAIAKKLLATQGIELKAHVNQIGDVEAPEVSFEEILEHSEENDVRCAHPETADEMQELIADYQEEGDSIGGSIYFEAQGVPVGLGAPRFDSLSARLGQAMMAVPATTAFEFGLGAEAAEWTGKDRNDDWEFDEEGNPTPVENDHGGIQGGISSGEPIYGEVTLHAPTSIPKSQQTADWETGELKEEKVIGRHDPVLPPRGVPVVEAMLALTLVDFMFLSGRLNPDRVDDQPGEYDTDYHPSNPANE; encoded by the coding sequence ATGAACGGCAATCGCTTCGGTCGCCTCTTTCAGGTGACCACGTTCGGTGAGAGCCACGGCGAGGCGATGGGGTGTACCGTCTCGGGTTGCCCCGCCGGTCTCGAGCTCTCGGAGGAGGACATTCAGGCAGATCTGGACCGCCGGAAGCCGGGCCAGTCGATGATCACGACCAGTCGCGGCGAACCCGACGACGTCTCGATCAAATCGGGTGTACAAGACGGCTACACGACCGGGACGCCGATCGGGATGGTCATCCAGAACAAGGACGCGAGATCGGGCAAGTACGAGCCCTTCATTACGGCTCCTCGACCCTCCCACGGCGACTTCACCTACTCCGCGAAGTTCGGCACGCGAAACTGGGGCGGCGGCGGTCGCTCGTCGGCCAGAGAGACGGTCAACTGGGTCGCTGCGGGCGCCATCGCGAAGAAGCTCCTCGCGACGCAGGGAATCGAACTCAAGGCCCACGTCAACCAGATCGGCGACGTTGAGGCCCCCGAAGTGAGCTTCGAGGAGATACTCGAGCACAGCGAGGAAAACGACGTGCGCTGTGCCCACCCCGAGACGGCCGACGAGATGCAGGAGTTGATCGCGGACTACCAGGAAGAAGGCGACTCCATCGGCGGGAGCATCTACTTCGAAGCACAGGGTGTCCCCGTCGGACTCGGTGCGCCGCGATTCGACTCGCTCTCGGCCCGGCTGGGGCAGGCAATGATGGCCGTTCCGGCGACGACGGCCTTCGAGTTCGGGCTGGGAGCCGAAGCCGCAGAGTGGACCGGCAAGGACCGCAACGACGACTGGGAGTTCGACGAGGAAGGGAACCCAACTCCCGTCGAGAACGACCACGGCGGCATTCAAGGCGGCATCTCGAGTGGCGAACCCATCTACGGCGAGGTCACGCTTCACGCGCCGACGTCGATTCCAAAGAGCCAGCAGACGGCCGACTGGGAGACGGGCGAGTTGAAAGAAGAGAAAGTCATCGGCCGTCACGACCCCGTGCTCCCGCCGCGGGGCGTTCCCGTCGTCGAGGCGATGCTCGCACTGACGCTGGTCGACTTCATGTTCCTCTCCGGACGACTCAACCCCGACCGCGTCGACGACCAGCCGGGCGAGTACGACACGGACTACCACCCGAGCAATCCGGCGAACGAATAG
- a CDS encoding LolA family protein gives MPRTDRASTVVVVVVLAVTVVGAGCVSFSGSDPLESEFTDDVESAEPPETMSATLEVEIELEGERETISEPVWIADDGTSRIGDLDDGSDFLRVDDGDSVWYYDGETETATSRDSNATAHTYFSFVYDEQDRYAEEYELTDVEETTSDGDDAFRADFDPPSNETIDRSIGVSVGNTEYILPFETSDVDGTHADSVELVTDDEYHFPLEYHVQDDDRSLEVSITYTDVTFDEELADDRFTFEPSNATAV, from the coding sequence ATGCCACGAACCGATCGCGCATCGACGGTAGTGGTCGTGGTCGTCCTCGCGGTGACGGTCGTCGGTGCCGGTTGCGTCTCCTTTTCTGGCTCCGATCCGCTGGAATCCGAATTTACGGACGACGTCGAGTCGGCTGAGCCACCCGAGACGATGTCGGCTACGCTCGAGGTCGAAATCGAACTCGAGGGCGAGCGAGAGACGATCAGCGAACCCGTCTGGATAGCCGACGACGGAACGAGTCGAATCGGTGATCTCGACGACGGAAGTGACTTCCTCAGAGTCGACGACGGCGATTCGGTCTGGTACTACGACGGGGAAACTGAGACGGCGACGTCCCGTGATTCGAACGCAACTGCGCACACGTATTTCTCGTTCGTCTACGACGAACAGGATCGCTACGCCGAGGAGTACGAGTTGACTGACGTCGAGGAGACGACGAGCGACGGAGACGACGCGTTCCGCGCCGATTTCGATCCGCCGTCGAACGAGACGATCGATCGCTCGATCGGCGTCTCCGTCGGAAACACGGAGTACATCCTCCCATTCGAGACCAGCGACGTCGACGGCACGCACGCGGACAGCGTCGAACTCGTCACTGACGACGAGTACCACTTCCCACTCGAGTATCACGTCCAAGACGACGATCGATCGCTCGAGGTGTCGATCACCTACACGGACGTGACGTTCGACGAGGAACTCGCGGACGACCGGTTCACGTTCGAGCCAAGTAACGCGACAGCCGTGTAG
- a CDS encoding serine hydrolase domain-containing protein, with translation MNRRRYLTGLGAVTLGSVLAGCSASQSEDDGDAENRTDTDNDGEKHGDSSVVPEGIERIEETFYRQLEHEIHHGAQLAVYKEGELVVDLAGGVTGPEGGETERDTRHILFSTTKPYTAGCVHRLVDRSDVAYDDAVVDHWPAFADGDSGKEEITIRQVLTHQSGLPAIPSIDDDYSVWNEPDEKERRVEQAELIHPPGAAVQYHLLSYGWILGGLVRQVTGKRLDQFAKAELFAPLGMDDTSIGLGKDEDTAVATLVGFDPYDQIEDPSEEDAAYNAEVAASFNSEQVQSGVVGGANGIGTARDLARFYQCLLADGEDVFSADIVDEWTSVQVEEADEDGGYSRWGLGVSFGGAPMDSYGVTAPQTTYGHGGLGSIISWADPVHDLAFAYVTNGIRDGYEHGERASTMADTVRHELW, from the coding sequence GTGAACAGGCGACGATATCTCACCGGTCTGGGTGCCGTGACGCTCGGCAGCGTCCTGGCGGGCTGTTCGGCCTCCCAGAGCGAGGACGACGGTGATGCCGAGAACCGCACCGACACCGATAACGACGGCGAGAAGCACGGCGACTCGAGCGTCGTCCCGGAGGGCATCGAGCGAATCGAAGAAACGTTCTACCGACAGCTCGAGCATGAAATCCACCACGGGGCACAGCTTGCGGTCTACAAGGAGGGCGAACTGGTGGTCGATCTCGCGGGCGGCGTCACCGGCCCCGAGGGCGGTGAAACGGAGCGTGACACGCGCCACATCCTCTTCTCGACGACGAAACCGTACACTGCGGGTTGCGTGCACCGACTCGTCGACCGGAGCGACGTCGCGTACGACGACGCGGTCGTCGATCACTGGCCCGCGTTCGCCGACGGCGATTCGGGCAAGGAGGAGATCACGATCCGGCAGGTCTTGACCCACCAGTCGGGACTGCCCGCGATCCCCTCGATCGACGACGACTACTCGGTCTGGAACGAGCCCGACGAGAAGGAGCGACGGGTCGAGCAGGCGGAGCTCATCCACCCACCGGGAGCGGCCGTTCAGTATCACCTGCTCAGCTACGGCTGGATTCTCGGCGGACTCGTCCGACAGGTGACCGGGAAGCGCCTCGATCAGTTCGCAAAGGCGGAGCTGTTCGCCCCCCTTGGCATGGACGACACGAGTATCGGTCTCGGGAAGGACGAGGACACGGCTGTCGCGACACTCGTCGGGTTCGACCCCTACGATCAGATCGAGGACCCGAGCGAGGAGGACGCGGCGTACAACGCCGAGGTCGCGGCGTCGTTCAACAGCGAGCAGGTTCAGTCCGGCGTCGTCGGCGGCGCGAACGGGATCGGCACCGCGCGTGATCTCGCCCGGTTCTACCAGTGTCTGCTCGCAGACGGCGAAGACGTCTTCAGCGCCGACATCGTCGACGAGTGGACGAGCGTGCAGGTCGAGGAAGCGGACGAGGACGGCGGCTACTCGCGATGGGGGCTGGGCGTCTCCTTCGGCGGCGCGCCGATGGATAGCTACGGCGTCACAGCGCCGCAGACGACCTACGGCCATGGCGGCCTCGGCAGCATCATAAGCTGGGCCGACCCGGTGCACGACCTCGCGTTCGCCTACGTGACCAACGGGATCCGCGACGGCTACGAACACGGCGAACGCGCCTCGACGATGGCCGATACCGTGCGACACGAACTCTGGTGA
- a CDS encoding 2-oxoacid:acceptor oxidoreductase subunit alpha, with translation MSDDELIWRIAGGSGDGIDSTSQNFAKALMRSGLNVFTHRHYPSRIRGGHTYVEIRAAAREVQSRGDGYNFLLALGDSFARNPQEEAYYGNEEIKPLSENLDELREGGIIVYDEGLVDDEDIEEIDLEERAEENDWHVFPMDLRGLAKEHGREVMRNTAGVGVTAALLDMDLEHIEDLMEDAMGGDILEANLEILHEAYDTVNDEYDFEHELRAPTGEHDAEQALLSGSNAIAYGAIDAGCRFIAGYPMTPWTDVFTILSQNFPDMGGVSEQVEDEIAAAALAVGASHAGVKAMSGSSGGGFALMSEPLGLAEMTETPVVLIESMRAGPSTGMPTKPEQADLEHVLYTSQGDSQRVVFAPGNIEEAYEQTRLAFDIAWDYQIPAIVIYDQKLSGENQNVDVEFFDRDVSPDLGSTLTEEELKEAAHDASGKFKRFDYNEATDGVVSRSIPGQKGGRYLATGNEHSPVGHISEDPDNRVFQMERRLEKLEKIREELDEERDSTQTYFGDEDAEYGIITWGSSQGAVEEAIGRLNEQGHSVKGISVSDMMPFAETEVTEFLESVDEAMVVEMNATAQFRGLIQKELGRFGDKMTSLLKFNGNPFEPAEIVEGYEVNLADEDREPTAQVRIEPVAGD, from the coding sequence ATGAGCGACGATGAACTCATCTGGCGAATCGCAGGCGGTTCCGGTGACGGGATCGACTCGACGAGTCAGAACTTTGCGAAGGCGCTGATGCGCTCGGGGCTCAACGTATTCACCCATCGGCACTATCCGTCGCGAATTCGCGGCGGCCACACGTACGTCGAGATCCGAGCTGCAGCACGCGAGGTACAGTCACGTGGCGACGGCTACAACTTCCTGCTCGCGCTGGGCGACTCGTTCGCCCGAAACCCACAGGAAGAAGCCTACTACGGGAACGAGGAGATCAAACCGCTCTCGGAAAACTTAGACGAACTCCGAGAGGGTGGCATCATCGTCTACGACGAAGGGCTCGTCGACGACGAAGACATCGAGGAGATCGACCTCGAGGAACGTGCTGAAGAAAACGACTGGCACGTCTTCCCGATGGATCTGCGCGGCCTCGCCAAGGAACACGGCCGCGAAGTCATGCGAAACACCGCCGGCGTCGGCGTCACCGCGGCGTTGCTCGACATGGACCTTGAGCACATCGAGGACTTGATGGAAGACGCCATGGGTGGGGACATCTTAGAGGCGAACCTCGAGATTCTCCACGAGGCCTACGACACCGTCAACGATGAGTACGACTTCGAGCACGAGCTTCGTGCGCCGACGGGCGAACACGACGCCGAACAGGCGCTGCTCTCAGGCTCGAACGCGATCGCCTACGGTGCGATCGACGCCGGCTGCCGATTCATCGCTGGGTATCCGATGACGCCGTGGACGGACGTGTTCACCATCCTCAGCCAGAACTTCCCAGACATGGGCGGCGTCTCCGAGCAGGTCGAAGACGAGATCGCCGCGGCCGCGCTCGCGGTGGGTGCGAGCCACGCCGGCGTGAAGGCCATGTCCGGTTCCTCGGGCGGTGGCTTCGCGTTGATGTCCGAACCGCTCGGCCTCGCCGAGATGACCGAGACGCCGGTCGTCCTCATCGAATCGATGCGAGCCGGCCCCTCGACGGGGATGCCGACGAAGCCGGAACAGGCTGACCTCGAGCACGTCCTCTACACGAGCCAGGGCGACTCCCAGCGCGTCGTTTTCGCGCCGGGGAACATCGAGGAGGCCTACGAGCAGACGCGACTGGCCTTCGACATCGCCTGGGACTACCAGATCCCGGCAATCGTCATCTACGACCAGAAGCTCTCCGGCGAGAACCAGAACGTCGACGTCGAGTTCTTCGACCGAGACGTCTCGCCGGACCTCGGCTCGACGCTGACCGAAGAAGAACTGAAGGAGGCCGCACACGACGCCTCCGGGAAGTTCAAGCGCTTCGACTACAACGAGGCGACCGACGGCGTCGTCTCGCGATCGATTCCCGGTCAGAAAGGCGGACGCTACCTCGCGACCGGGAACGAGCACTCGCCGGTCGGCCACATCAGCGAAGATCCGGACAACCGCGTCTTCCAGATGGAACGACGCCTCGAGAAACTCGAGAAGATCCGCGAGGAACTCGACGAGGAGCGCGACTCCACGCAGACGTACTTCGGTGACGAAGACGCGGAGTACGGTATCATCACGTGGGGCTCCTCGCAGGGTGCCGTCGAAGAAGCCATCGGTCGCTTGAACGAACAAGGCCACTCCGTAAAGGGAATCAGCGTCTCCGACATGATGCCCTTCGCGGAAACGGAAGTGACCGAGTTCTTAGAGAGCGTCGACGAGGCGATGGTCGTCGAGATGAACGCGACGGCCCAGTTCCGCGGGCTGATCCAGAAGGAACTCGGTCGCTTCGGCGACAAGATGACCAGCCTGCTCAAGTTCAACGGGAACCCCTTCGAGCCCGCCGAAATCGTCGAGGGCTACGAAGTCAATCTCGCAGACGAGGACCGCGAACCGACAGCACAGGTACGAATCGAACCCGTCGCAGGTGACTAA
- a CDS encoding SRPBCC family protein, with product MATYERQTTVDAPLEDVWQFHSRIGGLEALTPDWTGLRVEGMIGPDGNSDIDVLEAGTEISLSMRPFGIGPRQYLTSVIVDRERDGGVARFRDGMAHGPFEHWLHTHTFVAEGNGTVVRDHVEYELPYRTTPGIGRLVAAATPFSWVGFEATFRYRHRLTKDLLE from the coding sequence GTGGCAACGTACGAACGCCAAACGACCGTCGACGCACCGCTCGAGGACGTCTGGCAGTTTCACTCGCGAATCGGGGGACTCGAGGCGCTTACCCCCGACTGGACGGGCCTTCGCGTCGAGGGAATGATCGGCCCCGACGGGAACTCGGATATCGATGTCCTCGAGGCCGGGACCGAAATCTCGCTGTCGATGCGTCCCTTCGGTATCGGGCCGCGACAGTACCTGACGTCGGTGATTGTAGACCGCGAGCGCGACGGCGGCGTCGCCCGCTTTCGCGACGGAATGGCCCACGGACCGTTCGAGCACTGGTTGCATACCCACACGTTCGTCGCCGAGGGCAACGGGACCGTCGTTCGAGACCACGTCGAGTACGAGTTGCCCTACAGAACGACACCCGGAATCGGTCGACTCGTGGCCGCAGCGACACCGTTCTCGTGGGTGGGATTCGAAGCCACGTTTCGGTACCGTCATCGGCTGACGAAAGATCTTCTCGAGTGA